Part of the Streptomyces sp. WMMC500 genome is shown below.
TAGGCGTGTGCGGTGGACTCGCTGATGCCGAAACCGGCGGCGATCTTCGCCAGAGTGGTGTGCTCGCGCAGGTACACCGGCGCCACCATCGCGCGAGGAGACGGGCGGAGCGGGCAGTGGCGGCTCGATCTGCACCGGGCCGACGGACAGCGCGGCGCGCCCGTGCCAGGGCGCGGACCCGATCGGAACGCCGCGCCGCCGCGTCGACGACGGGGCGCCCGGGTGCCGGCTCCGGCGCCCGTGTCCACGGACGCGCCCTGTCGGTCGCCTTTCGCGTGTCGGATGATGAGGCGGGGCGCAATCCGCGGGGGCGAGAGGGTGTGAAGTGGCGGTCGACGCGATGAGCCATGCGGTGGTGGTGGGAGCCGGGGTCTCCGGTCTGCTCGCCGCTCACGTGCTGGCGAGCAGCTTTGAGCGGGTGACGGTGGTCGAGCGGGATGAGTTCGCCGACGGGGCGCCCGCGTTCCGGTCCGGGGTGCCGCAGTCGCGACATGTGCACGTCCTGTGGTCCCGCGGGCAGGCCGCGGTGGACGCGCTCTTACCGGGGGTCGTCACCGACCTCGAAGCCGCCGGGGCCACCGTCGTGCGCGCCCCTGATCAGATGCGCTGGCTCTCTCCGGCCAGGTGGTTCGCCGACGTCCCGGGAGCGCACTACCTCTCCGCCTCGCGCGAACTGCTGGAGGCGACCCTACGGCGCCGGATCGACGACCATCCCGCGATCGCATGGATGCCCCGCCATGAGGTGACCGCTCTGGTGCCCGGGCGAAACGGGGCGGCCGCGGTGTCCGGTGTACGGCTGCGCGAGCGTGGCAAGGACGGCCGGGAGTCCACGGTGCACGCGGACCTGGTGGTCGTCGCCACCGGCCGCAGCTCCCGTACCACCCGGTGGCTGGTCGAACTCGGTCACGCCGCGCCGGTCACGGAGAGGTTCGACGCGCACCTCGGCTACTCCTCGCGCTACTACCGGCGCCCGGCCGCCGAGGGCCCCTGGAAGGCCATGTACGTGCAGGGCACCCCCGATGTTCCGCGCGGCGGGGTGATCGTGCCGATCGAAGGCGGGCGCTGGCTGGTCACGTTGCTGGGGCAGGCTGAACACCAGCCACCGGTCGAGGAGAAGGACTGGCTCGCCTTCGCCGCATCGCTGCGCACCGATGAGCTGGCAGAGGCGCTCGCGGGTCTGGAGCCGTTGTCGGACGCGGTCGCCTTCCGGGCGACGGCGAACGAGTGGACGCACTTCGAGCGGGCGAGGCGGTGGCCCCGGGGACTGCTGGTGATCGGTGACGCCCTGTGCCGCTTCAACCCGGTCTACGGGCACGGGATGACGGTCGCGGCGATGCAGGCGCAGGCCATCGCCTCCCGGATCGCGGCGCTCAGGCCGGCGGAGGTCCCCGCACGCGCACCGGAGCTGCAGAAAGCCGTGGCGAAGTGCGTGCGCGGCGCCTGGATGATCGCCACGGGCGAGGACGCCCGATACCCGAGCACGGACGGGCCGAAGCCGGGGCCACTGGGCAGGATGCAGCAGCGCTACATGTCGCGGGTGGTGGCTGCAGCCAACACCGACCCGGTGGTGTCCGAGGCGTTCTTCGCGGTGCTGTCACTCAACCGCCCCCCTGAGTCGCTGCTGACGCCGCGGATCGCGGCGCGCGCGAGGCGCTTCGCGGCGCGCGAGGCGCTGACCGACCGGCTCGCCTGACCGCTGCTCACGGCACCGTGCGTCGGCTGCCCGGCTCGCCGCGCGCCGCGACCGCGGCGCCGAACCGGCCGCCCCCGCGGCGACGGGGCTTCCACGGCGCCGACGGGACCCGACTTGCCCGCGGCGATCCGGTGTACGGCTGTGCTGGTCGCTAGCTTCACTTCCGGCGGCGCCCGAGGTCCCGCGGACCGAGTTGAGAGCGCGCACGGCCGTCGGCGGCCGCTCCAGCCGCCGCCACGACGGCTGGGGCTCCGCCCGCGGGCTGATGCGCGGCCGGGTTGCGGGCAGAGGGCCGGAGGACCTGCTCGGCGCCGCCGGCCGGCCTCCGGCGGGTGGTCAGCGGGCGACGCGATCTCGGGCGCGGCCCTGTCACCGGGCGGTGAGGACCTCGAACCCCCGGCTTGCGAGGTGTTCGAGGACCGGGCTGCGGGGTCCGCGTGGGTGATCAAGCCGCTGCCCTTCTCCCAGGGCAGGACGCGGTAACGCGAGGGCTGCCGCCGCGGACCGTGCGCCAGGGAGGAGAGCCGGTGGTCGAGAGCAGGCCGTGGTTGGCCAGGAGGACGGACATGTGAGGCGCGGGGTGCCCGAGGGCCCCCATCGTGCTCCTCTCCGCGGCGGGACCGCGCATCCCGCCGTGCGCTTACTTCGGGGGACCGCCGCCCCGCAGATGCACCGTCAGGGCGGGTCTTCACCCTGCTCTCCGGTGCGCAGGACCTCGTCCAGGTCTGCGAGCCGGTCGAGGGTGTGGACGGCGCGGCTGGTGCGTGGGTTGCGGGTGAGCAGGGTGCGGTGGTGGTGGACGAAGGTCCAGTACCCGGTGGTGTAGGGGCAGGCCCGGTCGCCGGTGCGGTCGCCGGGGCGGTAGGCGCAGGTATGGCACAGGTCGCTCATGCGGTGGATGTAGGCGCCGCCGGAGGTGTAGGGCTTGGTGGTCATGCGGCCGCCGTCGGCGTACTGGGACATGCCGATGACGTTGGGCAGCATCACCCAGTCGTAGCCGTCGACGAAGCAGCGGTGGAACCAGTCGGTCACCTCGCGCGGGTCCCAGCCGCGCTGCAGGGCGAAGTTGCCGAGCACCATCAGTCGCGGGATGTGGTGGGTCCAGCCGGAGTCGCGCACCTGCCCGAGCACGGTGGCCAGGCAGCGGGCGGTGACGGCGTCCGCGTCGAGTTCGAGGAACCATCCGGGCAGCGGCGTGTGGTGGCGCAGTGCGTTGCGGCGACGGTAGCTCTCGCCGAAGTGCCAGTAAAGCTGCCACACGTACTCGCGCCAGCCTGCGATCTGCCGGACGAAGCCCTCGACGCTGTGCACCGGCGCCCGCCCGGCGCGCCAGGCGTCTTCGGCCGCGGCCACGCACTCGGCGGGGTCGAGCAGGCCGAGGTTGAGGGACGAGGACAGCAGGCTGTGGCTCATCACCGCATCGTCGGCGAGCATGGCGTCCTCGTACGGGCCGAAGCCTTCCAGCCGGTGCTCGGTAAAACGGCGCAGCGCGGCCAGGGCCTCGCGGCGGGTGGCGGGGAAGCGGCGCGGTCCGTCCCGGCCGACGAAGCGGATGCCGTCCTCGTGCTCCCAGCGGTCGAGGTCGGCGCGTACCTCTTCGTCCAGGTCGTCTTCGCGGGGGCGGTAGGGGGCGGGGGCGCCGAGGGTGCGCGCGCCCTTCGGCGGAGGTTCGCGGTTGGCGTGGTCGTGGTTGAAGCGTCCGCCGGCCGGGGCACCGCCGTCCATGAGCAGGTCCAGCTCCCGGCGCACCCAGCGGTAGAAGTCCTCCTGCCGCAGCCGCCTGCCGTTGCGTCCTTCGGCCCAGGCGCGGAAGGCGCCGTGCGGCAGCAGGAAGCCGCGCGCGGGCAGCACCCGCACCGACTCCAGGGAGCGGACCAGGCGCAGGGCGGCCCGGGAGGTGGGGTGGTGGACGGTGACCGGGCTGTCGCCTGCCGCCTCGCGCAGTCCCTCCCGGTAGGTCTCGGCGCGCACGTAGTGAATCCGGTCGCCCAGCTCCGCCGCCCGGTGGCGCATCGCGGAGAGTACGAGGTGGGCCTTGGCCCGGTGAAGGCGCCGCCGGCGGAACACCGACCGGGCCTCGATCATCACCAGCGGCGCATCACCTGCGGGGCCCTCCTCGCCGCGGGTGAGGAAGTGCGGGCCGAGCTGGTCACCGAACAGCCAGTGCGCAGTGGTCATGGCATCACCCTGCTACGACGGCCCGCCGCGGGCGCGCCGAGGACGGCGGCCGTGTGTGGGCGGGCGGCCTCGCCGGGAGACCCCGGGCAAGACGTACGCAGGATCCTGCGTAGATACGTGAAGGATTTGCGGCATTTTGTTGATCCGTCACGCCGCAACCGTTGACAAGCCGAAGGCTCCGCTGAACTCTTTGACTGCCCCCCATGCAAGAGATTAACGGAATCGCTCAAGCTTCTGAGTTGATCTCTGCAACTTCATGGCACGTGTTCCGGCCGACGCCGCCGCGCGCGGTCACCCGCACTCACACTGTCGTTCTCACGGAACCGAGGGCTCTATGAAACGGAACCAGCACGGCCGACGGCTGATCATTGGCATGGCCATGGCCGTTCTGATCGGGTTCGGGATCCTGCCCACCGCCGCCTCCGCCGCCGCGGCGCCCGAAGCGGCCACCGCCGACGACTCCCACAGCGCCGCCGCGGCTGCCGACCTCGCGGCCGGCAAGCCCATCGAGGCGTCCTCCACGACCCAGCAGTACGTGGCGTCCAACGCCAACGACGGCAACGTCCACACCTACTGGGAGTCCAACGGGTACCCCTCGACGCTGACGGTGAAGCTCGGCGCCAACGCCGACATCACCTCGATCGTGATCAGGCTCAACCCCGACCCGATCTGGGGCGCCAGAACACAGAACCTCCAGATCCTCGGCCGCGAGCAGGCCGCCTCCGGCTTCACCTCGCTGAAGGCCCGGGCGGACTACGGCTTCAACCCGTCGGCCAACCAGAACACCGTGACGATCCCGGTCACCGGGCGCGTCAGCGACGTACGGCTGACGTTCTTCTCCAACACCGGCGCCCCCGGCGGCCAGGTCGGCGACCTCCAGGTCATCGGCACCCCGGCGCCCAACCCCGACCTGGTCGTGAGCCAGTTGGCCTGGACGCCCGCCTCGCCGGTGGAGAGCGACACGATCCGGGTGAGCGCGACGGTGCAGAACACCGGCTCGGCCGCGGCGGGTGCCACGACCGTCAACATCAGCCTCTCCGGCCAGGTCGCCGGCAGCGCTCCCGTGCCCGCGCTCGCAGCGGGCGCGTCGACCACCGTCACCGTCGACGTCGGCAGACGGGCGGAGGGGAGCTACTCCGTCACCGGTCTGGTCGACCCCACCAACACGGTCGTCGAGCAGAACGACGACAACAACAGCCGTACCGCGGCAAACCAGCTCGTGGTCGGCCAGAGCCCCGGCCCCGACCTCCAGGTGACCGGCATCAGCTCCAACCCGGCGAACCCGGCCCCCGGCGCCTCGGTCACGTTCACCGTCTCGGTCAAGAACCGCGGGACGAGCGCGGTGAGCGCCACCACGGTCACCCGGCTGACGGTCGGGAGCACCACGCTCAACGGGAACACCCCGGCCATCGCCGCCGGTGCCACGGCCACCGTGCCCGTCAGCGGGAGCTGGACCGCCACGAACGGCGGCGCCACCCTCACCGCCACGGCCGACGCGACCGGCGTCGTCACCGAGACCAACGAGTCCAACAACGCGTTCGCCCGCTCGATCGTGGTCGGGCGCGGGGCCGCCGTCCCGTACGTCGAACACGAGGCGGAGGCCGGCCGCTACCAGGGCACCCTGCTGGAAGCCGACCCCCGGCGCACCTTCGGGCACACCAACTTCGCCAGCGAGTCCTCTGGCCGGAAGTCGGTCCGCCTGAACAGCACCGGCCAGTTCGTGGAGTTCACCTCCACGAGCGCCTCGAACTCGATCGTCGTACGCAACTCCATCCCCGACGCCCCGGGCGGCGGCGGCACCGAGGCCACCATCAGCCTCTACGTCAACGACACCTTCGCCCGGAAGCTGACCCTGTCCTCCAAGCACAGCTGGCTGTACGGGAACACCGACGGCCCCGAGGCGCTGACCAACACGCCGCAGGCCGACGCCCGCCGGCTCTTCGACGAGTCACACGCGCTGCTCTCGACCACGTATCCGGCCGGCACCCGGTTCAAGCTGCAGCGCGACGCGTCCGACTCCGCCGCGTTCTACATCATCGACCTGATCGACCTCGAACAGGTGGCGCCCCCGTCGAGCCGGCCGAGCGGGTGCACCTCGATCACGGACTACGGCGCCGTGCCGGGCGACGGACTCGACGACACCGCCGCCATCCAGCGCGCCGTGACCGCCGACCAGAACGGCGACATCGGCTGCGTGTGGATCCCCCCGGGGCAGTGGCGGCAGGAGCAGAAGATCCTCACCGACGACCCGCTCAACCGCGGGCAGTACAACCAGGTGGGCATCAAGGACGTCACCATCCGCGGCGCGGGCATGTGGCACTCCCAGCTCTACACCCTGACCGAGCCGCATCTCGCGGGCGGCATCAACCATCCCCACGAGGGCAACTTCGGCTTCGACATCGACAGCAACACGCAGATCTCCGACATCGCCATCTTCGGCTCGGGCCGGATCCGCGGCGGACCGGGAGGCGCCGAGGGCGGCGTGGGCCTCAACGGCCGGTTCGGCAAGGGCACCAGGATCGCCAACGTGTGGATCGAGCACGCCAACGTGGGCGCCTGGGTCGGCCGCGACTACGACAACATCCCGGAACTGTGGGGGCCGGCCGACGGCCTGGAGTTCACCGGTATGCGGATCCGCAACACGTACGCCGACGGCATCAACTTCACCAACGGCACGCGGAACTCACTGGTGTTCAACTCCTCGTTCCGCACCACCGGTGACGACGCACTGGCCGTATGGGCGAACAAGTACGTCAAGGACCAGGCCACGGACATCGGGCACGACAACCACTTCAGGAACAACACCATTCAGCTGCCCTGGCGGGCCAACGGCATCGCGGTCTACGGCGGCTACGGCAACACCATCGAGAACAACCTCGTCTACGACACGGCGAACTACCCCGGCATCATGCTGGCCACCGACCACGACCCGCTGCCCTTCTCCGGATCCACGCTGATCGCCAACAACGGCCTCTACCGCACGGGCGGCGCGTTCTGGGGAGAGGCCCAGGAGTTCGGCGCCATCACGCTGTTCGCGCAGGGCCAGAACATTCCCGGCGTGACCATCCGCGACACCGATATCGAGGACTCGACGTACGACGGCATCCAGTTCAAGTCCGGCGGCGGCAGCACGCCCGACGTGAAGATCGACAACGTGCGGATCTCCAAGTCGAACAACGGCGCCGG
Proteins encoded:
- a CDS encoding FAD-dependent oxidoreductase, whose amino-acid sequence is MAVDAMSHAVVVGAGVSGLLAAHVLASSFERVTVVERDEFADGAPAFRSGVPQSRHVHVLWSRGQAAVDALLPGVVTDLEAAGATVVRAPDQMRWLSPARWFADVPGAHYLSASRELLEATLRRRIDDHPAIAWMPRHEVTALVPGRNGAAAVSGVRLRERGKDGRESTVHADLVVVATGRSSRTTRWLVELGHAAPVTERFDAHLGYSSRYYRRPAAEGPWKAMYVQGTPDVPRGGVIVPIEGGRWLVTLLGQAEHQPPVEEKDWLAFAASLRTDELAEALAGLEPLSDAVAFRATANEWTHFERARRWPRGLLVIGDALCRFNPVYGHGMTVAAMQAQAIASRIAALRPAEVPARAPELQKAVAKCVRGAWMIATGEDARYPSTDGPKPGPLGRMQQRYMSRVVAAANTDPVVSEAFFAVLSLNRPPESLLTPRIAARARRFAAREALTDRLA
- a CDS encoding cryptochrome/photolyase family protein; translated protein: MTTAHWLFGDQLGPHFLTRGEEGPAGDAPLVMIEARSVFRRRRLHRAKAHLVLSAMRHRAAELGDRIHYVRAETYREGLREAAGDSPVTVHHPTSRAALRLVRSLESVRVLPARGFLLPHGAFRAWAEGRNGRRLRQEDFYRWVRRELDLLMDGGAPAGGRFNHDHANREPPPKGARTLGAPAPYRPREDDLDEEVRADLDRWEHEDGIRFVGRDGPRRFPATRREALAALRRFTEHRLEGFGPYEDAMLADDAVMSHSLLSSSLNLGLLDPAECVAAAEDAWRAGRAPVHSVEGFVRQIAGWREYVWQLYWHFGESYRRRNALRHHTPLPGWFLELDADAVTARCLATVLGQVRDSGWTHHIPRLMVLGNFALQRGWDPREVTDWFHRCFVDGYDWVMLPNVIGMSQYADGGRMTTKPYTSGGAYIHRMSDLCHTCAYRPGDRTGDRACPYTTGYWTFVHHHRTLLTRNPRTSRAVHTLDRLADLDEVLRTGEQGEDPP
- a CDS encoding CARDB domain-containing protein, with translation MKRNQHGRRLIIGMAMAVLIGFGILPTAASAAAAPEAATADDSHSAAAAADLAAGKPIEASSTTQQYVASNANDGNVHTYWESNGYPSTLTVKLGANADITSIVIRLNPDPIWGARTQNLQILGREQAASGFTSLKARADYGFNPSANQNTVTIPVTGRVSDVRLTFFSNTGAPGGQVGDLQVIGTPAPNPDLVVSQLAWTPASPVESDTIRVSATVQNTGSAAAGATTVNISLSGQVAGSAPVPALAAGASTTVTVDVGRRAEGSYSVTGLVDPTNTVVEQNDDNNSRTAANQLVVGQSPGPDLQVTGISSNPANPAPGASVTFTVSVKNRGTSAVSATTVTRLTVGSTTLNGNTPAIAAGATATVPVSGSWTATNGGATLTATADATGVVTETNESNNAFARSIVVGRGAAVPYVEHEAEAGRYQGTLLEADPRRTFGHTNFASESSGRKSVRLNSTGQFVEFTSTSASNSIVVRNSIPDAPGGGGTEATISLYVNDTFARKLTLSSKHSWLYGNTDGPEALTNTPQADARRLFDESHALLSTTYPAGTRFKLQRDASDSAAFYIIDLIDLEQVAPPSSRPSGCTSITDYGAVPGDGLDDTAAIQRAVTADQNGDIGCVWIPPGQWRQEQKILTDDPLNRGQYNQVGIKDVTIRGAGMWHSQLYTLTEPHLAGGINHPHEGNFGFDIDSNTQISDIAIFGSGRIRGGPGGAEGGVGLNGRFGKGTRIANVWIEHANVGAWVGRDYDNIPELWGPADGLEFTGMRIRNTYADGINFTNGTRNSLVFNSSFRTTGDDALAVWANKYVKDQATDIGHDNHFRNNTIQLPWRANGIAVYGGYGNTIENNLVYDTANYPGIMLATDHDPLPFSGSTLIANNGLYRTGGAFWGEAQEFGAITLFAQGQNIPGVTIRDTDIEDSTYDGIQFKSGGGSTPDVKIDNVRISKSNNGAGIRAHGGARGSAALCNVTISDSADGDILVEPGSQFVINQGCQNKSPTS